The following proteins are co-located in the Sphingomonas panacis genome:
- a CDS encoding pyrroline-5-carboxylate reductase family protein: protein MSLSAAGLPGRILLVGAGNMGGAMLHRWIDAGVVPENITVLDPGTPKLPAGVRHLDALPAEYTPDTLVLAIKPQQLDSFVATAPGLAPRLLVSILAGVEEASLAARFPGAGAIVRAMPNLPVLIGKGVVALHGAGDDGEAQVAAEALMRPLGLVEWIAEESLFDAVTALSGCGPGFVFRFAEALAEAGAALGLPADQADRLARATLEGSGIMAASAVESPATLADRVASPGGSTREGLNVLDADDALKALLRETLAASARRNADMAAAAR, encoded by the coding sequence ATGAGCCTGTCCGCCGCCGGGTTGCCCGGACGCATCCTGCTGGTCGGTGCCGGCAATATGGGCGGCGCGATGCTGCACCGCTGGATCGATGCGGGCGTGGTGCCCGAGAACATCACCGTGCTCGATCCGGGAACGCCGAAGCTTCCCGCCGGCGTGCGGCACCTCGACGCGCTGCCGGCGGAGTACACGCCCGATACGCTGGTCCTCGCGATCAAACCGCAACAGCTCGATTCGTTCGTCGCCACCGCGCCGGGGCTCGCGCCGCGTCTGCTGGTGTCGATCCTCGCCGGTGTCGAGGAAGCCTCGCTGGCGGCGCGTTTCCCCGGTGCCGGGGCGATCGTGCGCGCGATGCCCAACCTGCCGGTGCTGATCGGCAAGGGCGTGGTTGCGCTGCACGGTGCCGGCGACGACGGCGAGGCGCAGGTCGCCGCCGAGGCGCTGATGCGCCCGCTCGGGCTGGTCGAATGGATCGCCGAGGAGTCGCTGTTCGATGCGGTGACGGCGCTGTCGGGCTGCGGCCCCGGCTTCGTGTTCCGCTTCGCCGAGGCGCTGGCCGAGGCCGGCGCCGCGCTCGGCCTGCCCGCCGATCAGGCCGACCGGCTCGCGCGCGCGACGCTGGAGGGTTCGGGCATCATGGCCGCGTCGGCTGTCGAGTCGCCCGCGACGCTGGCCGATCGTGTCGCCAGCCCCGGTGGCTCGACACGCGAGGGACTCAACGTGCTCGACGCGGACGATGCGCTCAAGGCGCTGCTGCGCGAGACGCTCGCCGCGTCCGCGCGCCGCAATGCCGATATGGCCGCCGCCGCGCGATAA
- the rpsI gene encoding 30S ribosomal protein S9 encodes MTDNRQSLSDLGAVLNQQGEVAEANAEVKADAYLSGQIDEPVQRAPLREQDLDKYGRAYATGRRKDAVARVWLKPGTGKITINGRDQEVYFARPTLRLVINQVFGITERTGQYDVICTVKGGGLSGQAGAVKHGISQAITKYEPILRAPVKAAGFLTRDSRTVERKKYGRAKARRSFQFSKR; translated from the coding sequence ATGACCGACAATCGCCAGTCCCTTTCCGATCTCGGTGCCGTGCTCAACCAGCAGGGCGAAGTCGCCGAGGCCAATGCCGAAGTGAAGGCCGACGCGTATCTGTCGGGCCAGATCGACGAGCCGGTTCAGCGCGCGCCGCTGCGTGAGCAGGATCTCGACAAGTACGGCCGCGCCTATGCGACCGGCCGCCGCAAGGACGCCGTCGCCCGCGTGTGGCTCAAGCCCGGCACCGGCAAGATCACCATCAACGGCCGCGATCAGGAAGTGTATTTCGCACGCCCGACGCTGCGCCTCGTCATCAACCAGGTGTTCGGCATCACCGAGCGCACCGGCCAGTATGACGTGATCTGCACCGTCAAGGGCGGCGGGCTTTCGGGCCAGGCCGGCGCCGTGAAGCATGGCATCAGCCAGGCGATCACCAAGTACGAGCCGATCCTGCGCGCGCCCGTCAAGGCCGCCGGCTTCCTGACCCGCGACAGCCGCACCGTCGAGCGCAAGAAGTACGGCCGTGCCAAGGCACGTCGTAGCTTCCAGTTCTCGAAGCGCTAA
- the rplM gene encoding 50S ribosomal protein L13 gives MKALMKTTKAVKPHEVEKKWHIVDADGLVVGRMASIIANILRGKHKPSFTPHVDCGDNVIIINADKVRFTGNKLKDKVYYKHTGYAGGIKGITAGKVLEGRFPERVLEKAIERMIPRGPLGRAQMRNLRIFAGTEHPHEAQNPEVLDIAAMNRKNKVGA, from the coding sequence ATGAAGGCGCTCATGAAGACCACCAAGGCGGTAAAGCCGCACGAGGTGGAGAAGAAATGGCATATCGTCGACGCGGACGGCCTGGTCGTCGGCCGCATGGCGTCGATCATCGCCAACATCCTGCGCGGCAAGCACAAGCCGAGCTTCACGCCCCACGTCGATTGCGGTGACAATGTCATCATCATCAACGCGGACAAGGTTCGGTTCACGGGCAACAAGCTCAAGGACAAGGTTTATTACAAGCACACCGGCTATGCCGGCGGCATCAAGGGAATCACCGCGGGCAAGGTGCTCGAAGGTCGCTTCCCCGAGCGCGTGTTGGAAAAAGCCATCGAGCGCATGATCCCGCGCGGCCCGCTCGGCCGTGCCCAGATGCGCAACCTTCGCATCTTTGCCGGCACCGAGCATCCGCACGAAGCGCAGAACCCCGAAGTCCTCGATATCGCGGCGATGAACCGCAAGAACAAGGTGGGCGCGTAA
- a CDS encoding COX15/CtaA family protein, producing the protein MLKLLSGRPLSGRPAVPLAMIRWLYVVAAMIVLIVVVGGVTRLTESGLSITQWKPITGVVPPLTESQWQAEFANYRRIPQYEAIHHGMTLAGFKHIFFWEYLHRLLGRLIGTVFAVPLLWFAVRRQIPRGYGWRLVALLALGGLQGAFGWLMVRSGLSVRTEVAPLWLAAHLLTALFTLAGLVWTALDLRALAANSYARPARLTGFGALVGAVLAVQLLYGALMAGLRAGLVTNEWPLMNGRFFPHEVLGTRPLGALLLDDPSLVHFIHRWWAWVLVAALIVLARAAKRARNRMASVAIHSAFGVQILLGIATVMSGVDITLAALHQLGGALLVIATTWGVHAIGRQRR; encoded by the coding sequence ATGCTAAAGCTGCTCTCGGGCCGGCCGCTCTCAGGCCGGCCGGCCGTTCCACTCGCGATGATCCGCTGGCTCTATGTCGTCGCCGCGATGATCGTGCTGATCGTCGTGGTCGGCGGCGTCACGCGCCTTACCGAATCGGGGCTGTCGATCACCCAGTGGAAGCCGATCACCGGCGTGGTCCCGCCGCTGACGGAGAGCCAGTGGCAGGCCGAGTTCGCCAATTACCGCCGCATTCCGCAATATGAGGCGATCCACCACGGCATGACGCTGGCCGGGTTCAAGCACATCTTCTTCTGGGAATATCTCCACCGGCTGCTCGGCCGGCTGATCGGCACGGTGTTTGCGGTGCCGCTGCTGTGGTTTGCGGTGCGACGGCAGATCCCGCGCGGCTATGGCTGGCGGCTGGTCGCGCTGCTCGCGCTCGGCGGGCTGCAAGGTGCGTTCGGCTGGCTGATGGTGCGCTCGGGCCTGTCGGTTCGGACCGAGGTCGCGCCGTTGTGGCTGGCGGCGCATCTGCTCACCGCCCTGTTCACGCTCGCCGGGCTGGTGTGGACCGCGCTCGATCTGCGCGCGCTCGCCGCCAATTCCTACGCGCGACCGGCGCGGCTGACCGGGTTCGGCGCGCTCGTCGGTGCCGTGCTGGCGGTGCAATTGCTCTATGGCGCGCTGATGGCGGGGCTGCGCGCCGGGCTGGTCACCAACGAATGGCCGCTGATGAACGGGCGGTTCTTCCCGCACGAGGTGCTCGGCACGCGCCCGCTCGGCGCGTTGCTGCTCGATGATCCGTCGCTGGTCCATTTCATCCATCGCTGGTGGGCGTGGGTCCTGGTCGCGGCGCTGATCGTGCTCGCGCGGGCGGCGAAGCGCGCGCGGAACCGCATGGCTTCGGTCGCGATCCACAGCGCGTTCGGCGTGCAGATCCTGCTCGGCATCGCCACCGTGATGAGCGGTGTCGATATCACCCTGGCCGCCTTGCACCAATTGGGGGGCGCGCTGCTGGTGATCGCCACCACCTGGGGCGTGCACGCGATCGGCCGGCAGCGCCGCTGA
- a CDS encoding helix-turn-helix transcriptional regulator has product MRRAERLFQIIQVLRRSTRPVTAAAVAAELEVSTRTVYRDIADLMGQRVPIIGEAGLGYLLAAEYDMPPLMLTQVELEAIVLGAQWVAGRGDPHLSPAANDVLAKVATAVPAHLRPFITMPSTGVPPRLDPIEEAVDPATLRDAIRSRSKLRLLYRAANGERTERTVWPIILGYSDTHRILIAWCEVRHGFRHFRTDRMVAAEALNQPIPEPKRDLHRRWEAWRAAELAKSPQEDSPKYHRVR; this is encoded by the coding sequence TTGCGTCGCGCCGAACGCCTTTTTCAGATCATCCAGGTTCTTCGCCGATCGACGCGGCCGGTAACCGCCGCCGCCGTGGCTGCTGAGTTGGAGGTTTCAACGCGCACCGTGTACCGCGATATCGCCGATCTCATGGGGCAGCGGGTGCCGATCATCGGCGAGGCTGGCCTCGGATATCTGCTGGCGGCCGAATACGACATGCCGCCGCTGATGCTGACCCAGGTGGAGTTGGAAGCCATTGTCCTGGGCGCACAGTGGGTCGCCGGGCGCGGCGATCCGCATCTCTCCCCTGCCGCGAACGACGTTCTGGCCAAGGTCGCCACGGCTGTTCCCGCGCATCTCCGGCCATTCATCACGATGCCGAGTACGGGCGTCCCACCGCGCCTTGACCCGATCGAGGAAGCCGTGGACCCGGCAACGTTGCGGGATGCGATCCGCTCGCGGTCGAAGCTACGCCTCCTCTATCGTGCCGCTAACGGCGAACGAACCGAGCGGACGGTCTGGCCGATCATCCTGGGCTATTCGGATACCCATCGCATCCTGATCGCATGGTGTGAGGTGCGACACGGATTTCGCCACTTCCGCACCGATCGGATGGTGGCCGCCGAAGCTCTGAATCAGCCGATCCCGGAGCCGAAGCGCGATCTGCATCGCCGTTGGGAGGCTTGGCGAGCGGCCGAACTTGCCAAGAGCCCGCAAGAGGATTCCCCGAAATATCATCGTGTTCGGTAG
- a CDS encoding VOC family protein, with the protein MKFTSVRLIAADIKAMVTFYELVTGQTADWLAPQFAEIVTPAATLAIGSVETVAAFAEGSAEPSANRTAILEFMVADIDAVFDRLKGKAELVHEPKLLPWGNRTFQVRDPEGSPVSIFMPFTDAAKARFGSR; encoded by the coding sequence ATGAAGTTCACATCCGTCCGCCTGATCGCCGCCGACATCAAGGCGATGGTGACCTTCTATGAGCTGGTGACGGGTCAAACCGCCGATTGGCTCGCGCCGCAATTCGCCGAGATCGTCACGCCGGCCGCGACTCTCGCCATCGGCAGCGTGGAGACGGTGGCGGCTTTTGCCGAAGGGAGCGCGGAGCCGAGCGCTAACCGCACCGCCATTCTGGAGTTCATGGTCGCGGATATCGATGCCGTCTTCGATCGTCTGAAAGGCAAGGCCGAGCTGGTGCATGAGCCCAAACTGCTGCCGTGGGGAAATCGCACGTTCCAAGTCCGTGATCCTGAAGGCTCGCCCGTCAGCATCTTCATGCCTTTCACCGATGCCGCAAAGGCTCGCTTCGGATCACGATAG
- a CDS encoding MerC domain-containing protein — MTAHVHHPAIHWIESRFDGLAIGLSGLCVIHCVASSVLVALAASAGGLLLNPIFHEVGLSIAILLGVIALGRGAVSHGYMLPAAVGSLGLGMMAGAMSLPHDSGGGETIWTLVGVAILALGHDLNRRAAN; from the coding sequence ATGACTGCTCACGTCCATCATCCCGCGATCCACTGGATCGAGTCGCGCTTCGACGGTCTTGCGATCGGCCTTTCCGGGCTGTGCGTGATCCACTGCGTCGCCAGTTCGGTGTTGGTCGCGCTGGCGGCGTCGGCGGGCGGCTTGTTGCTCAATCCGATCTTTCACGAAGTCGGCCTGTCGATCGCGATCCTGCTCGGCGTGATCGCGCTTGGGCGCGGCGCGGTGTCGCACGGCTATATGCTGCCGGCTGCGGTCGGTTCGCTCGGCCTCGGCATGATGGCCGGTGCGATGTCGCTGCCCCATGATAGCGGCGGTGGCGAGACGATCTGGACGCTGGTCGGCGTCGCAATCCTCGCGCTCGGGCATGATCTCAACCGTCGCGCGGCGAATTAG
- a CDS encoding DUF3147 family protein, with product MLYLALKAAISGVLIAAASTLAKRYPGFGALVASLPLVSVLGMIWLWSEKPDVETMAAHTGATFWYVLPSLPMFLLIPVLLRQGLGFWASLAAGCCLTILLYAAMTWAGPRFGLRL from the coding sequence ATGCTGTACCTCGCCCTCAAAGCCGCAATTTCGGGTGTGTTGATCGCGGCCGCTTCGACGCTGGCCAAACGCTATCCCGGTTTCGGGGCATTGGTGGCGTCGCTGCCGTTGGTGTCGGTGCTCGGCATGATCTGGCTGTGGAGCGAGAAGCCCGACGTCGAGACGATGGCGGCGCATACCGGGGCGACCTTCTGGTACGTGCTGCCGTCCTTGCCGATGTTCCTGCTGATTCCCGTCCTGCTGCGGCAAGGCCTGGGCTTCTGGGCATCGCTGGCGGCGGGGTGTTGTCTGACGATCCTGTTGTACGCCGCCATGACCTGGGCCGGGCCGCGCTTCGGACTGCGCCTCTGA
- the map gene encoding type I methionyl aminopeptidase, with product MVKTADELALMRISGKLLASVFEMLDGQDLAGLSTMQVNDMVDRFITVDLAARPASKGQYGFKYVLNCSINHVVCHGVPNADEIIRDGDIINLDITLEKNGFIADSSKTYLVGNAPPAARRLVKVAQEAMWHGIRAVRPGAHLGDIGFAIERHARKHGYAIVRDYCGHGIGREMHEEPQVMAFGKPGTGLKLREGMVFTIEPMLNQGTRKVSTEDDGWTVVTNDRKLSAQFEHTVAVTPDGVEILTLRRDEAPMLQRRA from the coding sequence ATGGTCAAGACCGCCGACGAGCTCGCGCTGATGCGCATCTCGGGCAAATTGCTCGCCTCGGTGTTCGAGATGCTCGACGGCCAGGATCTCGCCGGCCTGTCGACGATGCAGGTCAACGACATGGTCGACCGCTTCATCACCGTCGATCTTGCCGCGCGCCCGGCGAGCAAGGGGCAATATGGCTTCAAATATGTCCTGAACTGCTCGATCAACCATGTCGTCTGCCATGGCGTTCCGAACGCCGACGAGATCATCCGCGACGGCGACATCATCAATCTCGACATCACGCTCGAAAAGAACGGGTTCATCGCCGATTCGAGCAAGACCTACCTCGTCGGCAACGCCCCGCCCGCCGCGCGCCGACTTGTGAAAGTCGCGCAGGAGGCGATGTGGCACGGCATCCGCGCGGTGCGGCCCGGCGCACATCTCGGCGACATCGGCTTCGCGATCGAACGCCACGCCAGGAAGCATGGCTATGCGATCGTCCGCGATTATTGCGGGCACGGCATCGGCCGCGAGATGCACGAGGAACCGCAGGTCATGGCGTTCGGGAAGCCGGGCACGGGGCTCAAATTGCGCGAGGGAATGGTCTTCACGATCGAGCCGATGCTCAACCAGGGCACGCGCAAGGTCTCGACCGAGGACGACGGCTGGACCGTCGTCACCAACGATCGCAAGCTCTCTGCCCAGTTCGAACACACGGTCGCCGTGACGCCCGACGGCGTGGAAATCCTCACGCTTCGCCGCGACGAAGCGCCGATGCTGCAACGCCGGGCGTAA
- a CDS encoding ParD-like family protein: protein MGIVKIADDLHEEARRASSVMCRSINAQAEFWMKIGMLAETNPTLSFNDIVQAQIAAANLHLADAPTA, encoded by the coding sequence ATGGGCATCGTGAAAATCGCCGACGATCTGCATGAGGAAGCGCGCCGCGCCAGCAGCGTGATGTGCCGGTCGATCAACGCCCAGGCGGAGTTCTGGATGAAGATCGGCATGCTCGCCGAAACGAATCCGACGCTCTCGTTCAACGACATCGTCCAGGCGCAGATCGCCGCCGCCAACCTCCATCTCGCCGACGCGCCGACCGCCTGA
- a CDS encoding lipopolysaccharide biosynthesis protein — protein MAGSLIRRLGASRMVTNTGAYLLGTVINRLFPLLLVPLYTRVWSTGEFGAWGFCMTVLNVLLIVSGLGLDAATTRLYYDHHDPHEIRRFLVVGFVLRIAVAVGTALLLFAPLVMIWPWISGGAIPPLPFVPLLLVGSSLQAVVAFNLANARAERRARAFIQIQLSQALLQAVASLALVLAGWGAAGAFYGYAIGAGIVALAAGARFLRRNHTPGPLPWGQMRENLAYGIRTLPVAMSTWLRRMADRVIIGRSVSMTDLGLYQLSASGMAPLSVLMGAFNAAYLPFFYEKRRQGEAALPLIAAMDMAIVAVLAMLSVAVMAVTPELIRFLGPPRYAGAAHMTPALVLAVMLDGIQLQFTKELMFHKRPGLASWMTTPPSLLGVVANIILIPHYGAIAAAWIAAIVSATILIGCIAATRRVERTGHDLRRLALACALVAGYALAASEALPVTPFHLPALAVRLGSGALACAAILLILAPGNIRTVLKALGH, from the coding sequence GTGGCAGGCAGTCTGATTCGCCGGCTCGGCGCAAGCCGGATGGTGACGAACACCGGCGCCTATCTGCTCGGCACGGTGATCAACCGGCTGTTCCCGCTGTTGCTCGTGCCGCTCTACACGCGCGTGTGGAGCACCGGCGAGTTCGGCGCGTGGGGCTTCTGCATGACCGTGCTCAACGTGCTGCTGATCGTCTCCGGCCTCGGGCTCGATGCCGCCACGACGCGGCTCTATTACGACCACCACGACCCGCATGAGATCCGCCGCTTCCTCGTCGTCGGCTTCGTGCTGCGGATCGCGGTGGCGGTCGGCACGGCGCTGCTGCTGTTCGCGCCCTTGGTGATGATCTGGCCGTGGATCAGCGGCGGCGCGATCCCACCGCTGCCGTTCGTGCCGCTGCTGCTCGTGGGATCGTCGCTTCAGGCGGTGGTGGCGTTCAACCTCGCCAACGCCCGCGCCGAGCGCCGCGCCAGGGCGTTCATCCAGATCCAGCTCAGCCAGGCGCTGTTGCAGGCAGTCGCCAGCCTCGCGCTGGTGCTGGCCGGCTGGGGCGCGGCGGGGGCGTTCTACGGCTATGCGATCGGCGCGGGGATCGTCGCGCTCGCCGCTGGGGCGCGCTTCCTGCGCCGCAACCACACGCCGGGTCCGCTGCCGTGGGGGCAGATGCGCGAGAACCTCGCGTATGGCATCAGGACGCTGCCGGTCGCGATGTCGACATGGCTGCGGCGGATGGCGGACCGGGTCATCATCGGCCGCTCGGTATCGATGACCGACCTCGGCCTCTATCAGCTCAGCGCGAGCGGCATGGCCCCGCTGTCGGTGCTGATGGGCGCGTTCAACGCCGCCTATCTGCCGTTCTTCTACGAAAAGCGCCGCCAGGGCGAAGCCGCGCTGCCGCTGATCGCGGCGATGGACATGGCGATCGTCGCCGTGCTGGCGATGCTCTCGGTCGCGGTGATGGCGGTCACCCCCGAACTGATCCGCTTCCTCGGGCCGCCGCGCTATGCCGGCGCCGCGCACATGACACCCGCGCTGGTGCTGGCGGTGATGCTCGATGGCATCCAGTTGCAATTCACCAAGGAACTGATGTTCCACAAGCGCCCCGGCCTCGCGAGCTGGATGACGACCCCCCCTTCACTGCTCGGCGTCGTCGCGAATATTATATTGATCCCACACTATGGCGCGATCGCGGCGGCGTGGATCGCGGCGATCGTCTCTGCGACGATCCTGATCGGCTGCATCGCCGCGACCCGCCGCGTCGAGCGTACCGGCCACGACCTTCGCCGGCTCGCGCTCGCCTGCGCGCTGGTGGCGGGCTATGCGCTGGCGGCGAGCGAAGCCCTGCCGGTCACGCCGTTCCACCTGCCGGCGCTGGCGGTACGGCTGGGCAGCGGCGCGCTTGCCTGCGCGGCGATCCTGCTCATTCTCGCGCCCGGCAATATCCGTACGGTGCTGAAGGCGCTCGGCCACTAG
- a CDS encoding O-antigen ligase family protein produces the protein MSRVVSHRHRAPLRRDRDRRARPRAADGGRFARRAVFAAMVLLVLSLCYKIAALGVIVMLALGVAIWTCRASFRRFDSVFVLALAYIADATVTSFMVSYPAGVARTVQFCIIVIALIGLYAYAQSAKRADAEVLLKGMGVLCALVTAHLVGWHVLHHHLVTWKYLSDTKLILSLALMPLFGLEDWITRKGRYLFPGLVLLAFAIVLLSGERKALILFCALFALCRFPLGAKLGLAGMIGAVAASALLLDDGYIHRELASAGRDYSHTPTRYFFTVQSIYDQSDMVREFVNRNAWTLFTHHPAFGVGATGYWAWAAATYGPTGFAMNVHGEVHRIPAEGGVFGIAIVAGFFGLALWRALRHLANTGGFAAASLDRMPLYGIILLLSYCYAEAVDTAMLLLIGGVGVIVGTLPKTGRSLRARRARFARSGSAVPAPVLSGSLRSRA, from the coding sequence GTGAGCAGGGTCGTCAGCCATCGCCACCGCGCGCCGCTCCGGCGTGATCGCGACAGGCGCGCGCGGCCGCGCGCTGCGGATGGCGGGCGCTTTGCCAGGCGGGCCGTGTTCGCGGCGATGGTCCTGCTCGTGCTGTCATTGTGCTACAAGATCGCCGCGCTCGGCGTGATCGTTATGCTGGCGCTGGGCGTCGCGATCTGGACGTGCCGCGCGAGCTTCCGCCGCTTCGACAGCGTGTTCGTGCTCGCGCTCGCCTATATCGCCGATGCGACGGTGACGAGTTTCATGGTGTCCTATCCCGCCGGCGTGGCGCGGACGGTGCAGTTCTGCATCATCGTGATCGCGCTGATCGGCCTGTACGCTTATGCGCAATCGGCGAAGCGCGCCGACGCGGAGGTCCTGCTCAAAGGCATGGGTGTGCTGTGCGCGCTCGTCACCGCGCATCTGGTGGGGTGGCATGTGCTGCACCACCATCTCGTCACGTGGAAATATCTGTCCGACACCAAGCTGATCCTGTCGCTGGCGCTGATGCCGCTGTTCGGGCTGGAGGACTGGATCACGCGCAAGGGGCGCTATCTCTTTCCGGGGCTGGTGCTGCTCGCCTTCGCGATCGTGCTGCTGAGCGGCGAGCGCAAGGCGCTGATCCTGTTCTGTGCCTTGTTCGCGCTGTGCCGCTTTCCGCTGGGTGCGAAGCTCGGCCTCGCCGGAATGATCGGCGCGGTCGCGGCAAGCGCGCTGCTGCTCGACGATGGCTATATCCACCGCGAACTGGCCAGCGCCGGGCGCGATTATTCGCACACGCCGACGCGCTATTTCTTCACCGTGCAGAGCATCTACGACCAGAGCGACATGGTCCGCGAGTTCGTCAATCGCAACGCCTGGACTTTGTTCACGCATCATCCCGCGTTCGGGGTGGGCGCCACCGGTTATTGGGCGTGGGCGGCGGCGACCTATGGCCCGACCGGCTTCGCGATGAACGTCCATGGTGAAGTCCACCGCATCCCGGCCGAGGGCGGCGTGTTCGGCATCGCGATCGTCGCGGGCTTCTTCGGCCTCGCGCTGTGGCGGGCGCTGCGCCATCTGGCGAACACCGGCGGGTTCGCGGCGGCATCGCTCGACCGGATGCCGCTCTACGGCATCATCCTGCTGCTGAGCTATTGCTATGCCGAGGCGGTCGATACGGCGATGCTGCTGCTGATCGGCGGGGTAGGGGTGATCGTCGGCACGCTGCCGAAGACGGGGCGCAGCTTGCGCGCGCGGCGCGCGCGGTTCGCCCGATCCGGTTCCGCGGTGCCGGCGCCCGTCCTGTCCGGCAGCCTGCGCAGCCGCGCCTGA
- a CDS encoding acyltransferase family protein — translation MLSYRQIGHAPASVTAIGPGDASPPVPAEPAKTVASAHAWRGVLIALIVLGHNRLFESHAYGAYRLLYNFHVEAFLIIPFLRRADRDRRVDWLYPLKTYYRPFCVFVTAYAVLFAVSGVADAPRSIGDAFARYGSALTLANSAAIERATGFEMFWFLPVFIILATIRPLLDRANAGWFAVALFAAAAAHATIGYLDARIAAMLPWGVPIVAYMLFPCLLAAALAKTGWSTAIPLWAAGTVFAAMTAVCVIDKLSINLSDFKLYDATHPAGLIVTDILMVSASIIFLRGGAHLRVRWLDALGRHSLQIYLIHGIIGYALVRLAGHVLMATAPLLAITYAATLLLSFLIARWMMRSPVGAWIFAAR, via the coding sequence ATGTTGTCATACCGGCAGATCGGGCATGCTCCCGCGTCCGTGACTGCGATCGGGCCGGGCGACGCGTCGCCGCCCGTCCCTGCGGAACCCGCAAAGACCGTCGCGAGCGCGCACGCCTGGCGTGGCGTTCTGATCGCGCTGATCGTGCTCGGCCACAATCGCCTGTTCGAATCGCATGCCTACGGGGCCTATCGGCTCCTCTACAATTTCCACGTCGAGGCGTTTCTGATCATCCCGTTCCTGCGCCGGGCCGACCGTGACCGCCGGGTGGATTGGCTGTACCCGCTCAAGACGTATTACCGCCCGTTCTGCGTCTTCGTCACGGCCTATGCCGTGCTGTTCGCGGTGTCGGGGGTCGCCGACGCGCCGCGCTCGATCGGCGATGCCTTCGCGCGGTACGGGTCCGCGCTTACCTTGGCCAACAGCGCCGCGATCGAGCGCGCGACCGGGTTCGAGATGTTCTGGTTCCTGCCGGTGTTCATCATCCTCGCGACGATCCGGCCGCTGCTCGATCGCGCCAACGCGGGGTGGTTCGCCGTGGCGCTATTCGCCGCCGCTGCGGCGCACGCGACCATCGGCTATCTCGACGCGCGTATCGCGGCGATGCTGCCGTGGGGCGTGCCGATTGTCGCCTATATGCTGTTCCCCTGCCTGCTCGCCGCCGCTTTGGCGAAGACGGGGTGGAGCACCGCGATTCCGCTTTGGGCGGCTGGCACCGTGTTCGCCGCGATGACTGCGGTGTGCGTCATCGACAAGCTCTCGATCAACCTGTCGGACTTCAAGCTGTACGATGCCACGCATCCCGCCGGCCTGATCGTTACCGACATTCTCATGGTCTCGGCATCGATCATATTCCTGCGCGGCGGCGCACACCTGCGCGTGCGCTGGCTCGATGCGTTGGGCCGCCACTCGCTCCAGATCTATCTAATCCACGGCATCATCGGCTATGCGCTGGTACGCCTCGCCGGGCATGTGCTGATGGCGACGGCGCCGCTGCTCGCGATCACCTACGCCGCGACACTCCTGCTCTCCTTCCTTATCGCGCGGTGGATGATGCGAAGCCCGGTCGGGGCGTGGATCTTCGCTGCGCGGTAA